A single window of Anopheles moucheti chromosome 2, idAnoMoucSN_F20_07, whole genome shotgun sequence DNA harbors:
- the LOC128303256 gene encoding zinc finger protein 585B-like isoform X1 translates to MSNHDLALEDEVPVDDGTQLYSHCYLCHSLVLQDEFCQLFTDPDFSSPAKILGGVLDIAIVPDLCHSLIICKHCNTLCSEYQSLIERMETIHDQITAAYNQTVMKLTGLTEKDIKDGLVAVEYDDNLDTEFQTFNKELMLMEDVFGVSELNSDIIQVDPSTESLQESVADLDQTSSDEVVEHSVQFISADEHGTTLLPTSSDEMVENSVHPEELTGEETLQRFILGSDETIVEVDAEDGTSIYCVYGEGIESVSEPEEQPETVTRRMLDRTDSISEQNAVAADSASLASDSGTNLIDEVISASSLLLKEVDATGTGSPAPSEADDLRPYYIKLENRYYCTLCSSDETTVTTSGIKLMAEHLKEAHNQPLDSCELCDEMFYQRTDYLEHIAQHTNEKGNIRNELLNCDLCDATFANQDALEQHRKTHSTEKNKAWNCELCDKKYTSKAFLQVHMNKHAGIRPYKCTLCTKDFSSKYALAVHLKTHYERPRTFVCNECGSAFYSRHNLVQHERTHRAERAFECGDCGKKFFTQHNLNVHKVIHSTNKAFACRQCGKKFARKAEVRDHERTHTGEKPFVCDMCDLAFAQRSNLNSHKRLTHFNDKRYKCDLCGASFKRRRLLVYHTRAMHTGERPFKCDLCPASFVYPEHFQKHKRIHTGIKPYACEVCHKTFTSQDNRNAHRYVHSDKKPYECVTCGAGFMRKTQLYTHMQEMEHLNDTIVVNQPRISANDLLEFETESLVVDGQADGEQTQEGSDDEQSQIAYMCDGEYEDGLSEIE, encoded by the exons ATG AGTAACCATGATCTTGCACTTGAAGACGAGGTTCCTGTGGACGATGGTACACAGCTGTATTCTCACTGCTATTTGTGCCACTCTCTGGTGCTCCAGGACGAATTTTGTCAACTATTCACCGATCCGGACTTTTCCTCCCCGGCGAAGATACTTGGAGGCGTTTTAGACATAGCGATAGTGCCAGACCTGTGCCACTCACTGATCATATGTAAACATTGTAATACGCTGTGCTCAGAGTATCAATCGTTGATCGAACGAATGGAAACAATTCATGACCAAATAACGGCGGCCTACAATCAAACAGTGATGAAGCTAACCGGTCTGACCGAGAAAGACATTAAGGATGGATTGGTTGCCGTAGAGTACGATGATAACCTTGATACGGAATTTCAGACCTTCAACAAAGAGTTG ATGTTGATGGAGGATGTGTTTggagtgagtgagttaaaCTCGGATATAATACAAGTTGATCCATCTACCGAAAGTTTACAAGAATCGGTGGCTGATTTGGATCAAACTAGTTCTGATGAAGTGGTAGAACACAGTGTGCAGTTTATAAGTGCTGACGAACATGGTACAACCCTGCTACCGACTAGTTCCGATGAGATGGTGGAGAACAGCGTCCATCCAGAGGAACTCACTGGAGAAGAAACTCTACAGCGCTTTATACTCGGTTCGGATGAAACAATTGTTGAAGTGGATGCTGAAGACGGTACATCAATCTATTGCGTCTATGGTGAAGGTATTGAATCAGTCAGCGAACCGGAAGAGCAACCTGAAACAGTGACAAGGAGGATGCTCGACAGGACAGATAGTATATCGGAACAAAATGCAGTTGCTGCTGATAGTGCATCTCTAGCAAGCGATAGTGGAACGAACCTGATTGATGAAGTTATATCTGCTTCTTCACTACTGTTGAAAGAGGTAGATGCCACTGGAACAGGATCTCCAGCACCATCCGAGGCAGACGATTTACGGCCG TACTATATCAAACTTGAAAATCGCTATTACTGTACACTCTGTTCATCGGACGAGACGACGGTTACGACGAGTGGCATCAAACTGATGGCGGAACATTTGAAAGAAGCGCACAATCAACCATTAGACAGCTGCGAACTTTGTGATGAAATGTTCTACCAGCGTACAGATTATTTGGAACACATAGCTCAACATACCAACGAAAAGGGAAATATACGGAATGAGCTACTAAACTGTGACCTGTGCGATGCAACGTTCGCCAACCAGGATGCACTTGAACAGCACCGAAAAACGCACTCGACCGAGAAGAATAAGGCATGGAACTGTGAGCTATGTGACAAAAAGTACACGTCGAAAGCGTTCCTTCAGGTGCACATGAACAAGCACGCCGGCATACGGCCGTACAAGTGTACTCTGTGTACGAAAGATTTCAGCTCCAAGTATGCGCTGGCGGTTCACCTGAAAACACACTACGAGCGTCCCCGAACGTTCGTTTGCAATGAGTGCGGTAGCGCGTTCTACAGTCGTCACAATTTGGTCCAGCACGAGCGGACCCATCGGGCGGAGCGGGCGTTTGAGTGTGGCGATTGTGGGAAGAAATTTTTTACGCAACACAATTTGAACGTGCACAAGGTAATTCACAGCACCAATAAGGCGTTTGCATGCCGGCAGTGTGGGAAAAAATTTGCCCGGAAAGCTGAAGTACGAGACCATGAGCGTACCCATACTG GTGAGAAGCCGTTTGTGTGCGATATGTGCGATTTAGCCTTTGCACAACGATCCAACCTTAACTCTCACAAGCGATTGACGCATTTCAACGACAAACGGTACAAATGTGACCTATGTGGTGCGTCGTTCAAACGGCGCCGATTGCTCGTCTATCATACCCGTGCGATGCACACGGGCGAACGGCCATTCAAATGTGATCTGTGTCCCGCTTCGTTCGTGTATCCGGAACACTTCCAGAAGCACAAGCGCATACACACCGGCATTAAACCGTACGCGTGTGAGGTGTGCCATAAAACGTTCACCAGTCAGGATAATCGGAACGCGCATCGTTATGTGCACAGCGATAAGAAACCGTACGAATGTGTTACGTGCGGTGCCGGGTTTATGCGCAAAACGCAACTCTACACGCACATGCAGGAGATGGAACATTTGAATGACACGATCGTGGTCAATCAGCCACGCATTAGTGCGAACGATTTGCTCGAGTTCGAAACGGAATCGCTGGTGGTCGATGGTCAAGCGGATGGTGAGCAAACCCAGGAAGGTTCGGACGACGAACAGTCACAGATCGCGTACATGTGCGATGGAGAGTATGAGGATGGTTTGTCAGAGATAGAATAG
- the LOC128303256 gene encoding zinc finger protein 25-like isoform X2, whose amino-acid sequence MLMEDVFGVSELNSDIIQVDPSTESLQESVADLDQTSSDEVVEHSVQFISADEHGTTLLPTSSDEMVENSVHPEELTGEETLQRFILGSDETIVEVDAEDGTSIYCVYGEGIESVSEPEEQPETVTRRMLDRTDSISEQNAVAADSASLASDSGTNLIDEVISASSLLLKEVDATGTGSPAPSEADDLRPYYIKLENRYYCTLCSSDETTVTTSGIKLMAEHLKEAHNQPLDSCELCDEMFYQRTDYLEHIAQHTNEKGNIRNELLNCDLCDATFANQDALEQHRKTHSTEKNKAWNCELCDKKYTSKAFLQVHMNKHAGIRPYKCTLCTKDFSSKYALAVHLKTHYERPRTFVCNECGSAFYSRHNLVQHERTHRAERAFECGDCGKKFFTQHNLNVHKVIHSTNKAFACRQCGKKFARKAEVRDHERTHTGEKPFVCDMCDLAFAQRSNLNSHKRLTHFNDKRYKCDLCGASFKRRRLLVYHTRAMHTGERPFKCDLCPASFVYPEHFQKHKRIHTGIKPYACEVCHKTFTSQDNRNAHRYVHSDKKPYECVTCGAGFMRKTQLYTHMQEMEHLNDTIVVNQPRISANDLLEFETESLVVDGQADGEQTQEGSDDEQSQIAYMCDGEYEDGLSEIE is encoded by the exons ATGTTGATGGAGGATGTGTTTggagtgagtgagttaaaCTCGGATATAATACAAGTTGATCCATCTACCGAAAGTTTACAAGAATCGGTGGCTGATTTGGATCAAACTAGTTCTGATGAAGTGGTAGAACACAGTGTGCAGTTTATAAGTGCTGACGAACATGGTACAACCCTGCTACCGACTAGTTCCGATGAGATGGTGGAGAACAGCGTCCATCCAGAGGAACTCACTGGAGAAGAAACTCTACAGCGCTTTATACTCGGTTCGGATGAAACAATTGTTGAAGTGGATGCTGAAGACGGTACATCAATCTATTGCGTCTATGGTGAAGGTATTGAATCAGTCAGCGAACCGGAAGAGCAACCTGAAACAGTGACAAGGAGGATGCTCGACAGGACAGATAGTATATCGGAACAAAATGCAGTTGCTGCTGATAGTGCATCTCTAGCAAGCGATAGTGGAACGAACCTGATTGATGAAGTTATATCTGCTTCTTCACTACTGTTGAAAGAGGTAGATGCCACTGGAACAGGATCTCCAGCACCATCCGAGGCAGACGATTTACGGCCG TACTATATCAAACTTGAAAATCGCTATTACTGTACACTCTGTTCATCGGACGAGACGACGGTTACGACGAGTGGCATCAAACTGATGGCGGAACATTTGAAAGAAGCGCACAATCAACCATTAGACAGCTGCGAACTTTGTGATGAAATGTTCTACCAGCGTACAGATTATTTGGAACACATAGCTCAACATACCAACGAAAAGGGAAATATACGGAATGAGCTACTAAACTGTGACCTGTGCGATGCAACGTTCGCCAACCAGGATGCACTTGAACAGCACCGAAAAACGCACTCGACCGAGAAGAATAAGGCATGGAACTGTGAGCTATGTGACAAAAAGTACACGTCGAAAGCGTTCCTTCAGGTGCACATGAACAAGCACGCCGGCATACGGCCGTACAAGTGTACTCTGTGTACGAAAGATTTCAGCTCCAAGTATGCGCTGGCGGTTCACCTGAAAACACACTACGAGCGTCCCCGAACGTTCGTTTGCAATGAGTGCGGTAGCGCGTTCTACAGTCGTCACAATTTGGTCCAGCACGAGCGGACCCATCGGGCGGAGCGGGCGTTTGAGTGTGGCGATTGTGGGAAGAAATTTTTTACGCAACACAATTTGAACGTGCACAAGGTAATTCACAGCACCAATAAGGCGTTTGCATGCCGGCAGTGTGGGAAAAAATTTGCCCGGAAAGCTGAAGTACGAGACCATGAGCGTACCCATACTG GTGAGAAGCCGTTTGTGTGCGATATGTGCGATTTAGCCTTTGCACAACGATCCAACCTTAACTCTCACAAGCGATTGACGCATTTCAACGACAAACGGTACAAATGTGACCTATGTGGTGCGTCGTTCAAACGGCGCCGATTGCTCGTCTATCATACCCGTGCGATGCACACGGGCGAACGGCCATTCAAATGTGATCTGTGTCCCGCTTCGTTCGTGTATCCGGAACACTTCCAGAAGCACAAGCGCATACACACCGGCATTAAACCGTACGCGTGTGAGGTGTGCCATAAAACGTTCACCAGTCAGGATAATCGGAACGCGCATCGTTATGTGCACAGCGATAAGAAACCGTACGAATGTGTTACGTGCGGTGCCGGGTTTATGCGCAAAACGCAACTCTACACGCACATGCAGGAGATGGAACATTTGAATGACACGATCGTGGTCAATCAGCCACGCATTAGTGCGAACGATTTGCTCGAGTTCGAAACGGAATCGCTGGTGGTCGATGGTCAAGCGGATGGTGAGCAAACCCAGGAAGGTTCGGACGACGAACAGTCACAGATCGCGTACATGTGCGATGGAGAGTATGAGGATGGTTTGTCAGAGATAGAATAG
- the LOC128299241 gene encoding serine protease 27-like, with the protein MSCVRYYAIALALLCLLLTVQLSSTQRCGKRKVVNFLIVNGKESKDGYWPWHAAIFHHNYLTSVYACGGTILSQNAVLTAAHCVMTTNGIIARKRVIVQVGRNRLGVATKRVEEHEAFELIVHPGYNGNDFQHDIALIKLATDITYTNYIQPICLWNRGEDLHTIIGSWGTVIGFGLDENDTVSQTLREASVLVVSHIACIESNREVFSHALTSNMLCAGNRDGISACNGDSGGGLFFNYNDVWFIRGMVSFTKPRQHGNNCDPKEYTAFTDVAKYLKWIEQHIPETSEQQRVAENDSSTKIGLLPMSTCGANTRKTRDESSKPVLLGYPWMGLMQGKIAPSKRDYDIALIRLRDRADTSQSNVKPICLPVTSELRSPHEPYYIVTLWYQYWLEKDNDHKLERSLHEVIELSKCQKQYKANMIDITAHHICVDQNQEPCNLPFPSAPLQLLQRVQGEYRYVLHGISSFRMPCHGLLPEVYINVAHFVDWILDNIEV; encoded by the exons ATGAGCTGCGTTAGGTACTACGCAATCGCATTGGCACTGTTGTGTCTCTTGCTGACGGTACAGTTAAGTTCAACTCAACGCTGTGGAAAAAGAAAGGTTGTGAACTTCCTTATTGTGAACGGTAAAGAATCAAAGGATGGTTATTGGCCTTGGCATGCCGCGATATTTCACCACAATTATCTCACTTCCGTTTACGCATGTGGTGGAACAATTCTGTCCCAGAATGCAGTTTTAACGG CGGCTCACTGTGTAATGACAACGAATGGGATTATTGCGCGAAAACGAGTTATAGTGCAAGTTGGGCGAAATCGTCTCGGTGTAGCTACCAAACGAGTAGAAGAACACGAAGCGTTCGAATTGATCGTACATCCGGGTTACAACGGGAACGATTTTCAACACGATATCGCTTTGATAAAGCTTGCTACTGATATCACCTACACCAACTACATACAACCAATTTGCTTGTGGAATCGTGGCGAAGATCTGCACACGATCATTGGTTCCTGGGGTACGGTGATCGGATTCGGTTTAGATGAGAACGATACTGTTTCCCAAACGTTGCGTGAAGCTAGCGTTCTTGTTGTTAGCCATATTGCCTGCATCGAAAGCAACAGAGAAGTGTTTTCCCATGCGCTGACCTCGAATATGTTATGCGCTGGAAATCGCGATGGAATCAGTGCGTGTAACGGTGATAGTGGAGGAGGTTTATTCTTCAACTACAATGATGTCTGGTTCATTCGCGGAATGGTGTCTTTCACGAAGCCTCGTCAGCATGGGAATAATTGTGATCCGAAGGAATACACCGCGTTTACCGATGTGGCAAAGTACTTGAAATGGATCGAGCAACACATTCCTGAAACGAGTGAACAACAGAGGGTGGCAGAGAACGATAGCAGTACAAAAATCGGATTGCTACCAATGTCTACCTGTGGTGCCAATACGCGGAAAACTAGGGACGAATCATCCAAACCGGTTCTGCTCGGTTATCCTTGGATGGGTCTG ATGCAAGGCAAGATCGCTCCAAGCAAGCGAGATTACGACATAGCACTTATTCGACTGCGAGACCGTGCAGACACTAGTCAGAGCAATGTGAAGCCTATTTGTCTACCAGTGACGAGTGAGCTACGTTCCCCGCATGAACCCTACTACATAGTGACTTTATGGTATCAATATTGGTTGGAAAAAGATAATGACCATAAACTCGAAAGGTCGCTGCACGAGGTTATCGAATTGTCCAAATGCCAGAAGCAGTACAAAGCAAACATGATCGATATAACGGCACACCATATATGTGTGGATCAAAACCAGGAACCATGCAACCTGCCGTTTCCCTCGGCTCCACTACAGCTTCTGCAGCGAGTACAAGGAGAATATCGTTACGTTCTGCATGGAATATCATCATTCAGAATGCCTTGCCATGGGTTGCTACCGGAAGTGTACATCAATGTGGCTCACTTCGTAGATTGGATTCTAGACAATATTGAGGTGTAA
- the LOC128303273 gene encoding transmembrane protein 60 — MGFVQRALFTWFILLVFLVVLCLRLENRIYWNWFLVFIPLWLYDVILVAWAVIEIVQRQHANRLFSMHHYKYYVVGIVLKIFSQITICLKLEYKSIPMYMMMIPIWMLLALLIVFVGTHLQPKPRSIGSNRSNRQSAGVSS; from the coding sequence ATGGGTTTCGTACAGCGAGCTCTCTTCACGTGGTTCATATTGCTCGTGTTTCTGGTGGTGCTTTGTTTACGGCTGGAGAATCGTATCTACTGGAACTGGTTTCTTGTCTTCATACCGCTATGGTTGTACGACGTGATACTGGTCGCATGGGCTGTTATCGAGATCGTCCAAAGACAGCACGCCAACCGGCTGTTCTCGATGCACCATTACAAGTATTACGTGGTGGGAatagtgttgaaaattttctcCCAAATCACCATCTGCCTGAAGCTCGAGTACAAATCGATACCGATGTACATGATGATGATCCCAATCTGGATGCTGCTGGCGCTGCTTATTGTGTTCGTTGGGACCCATTTGCAGCCGAAACCACGGTCGATCGGATCGAACCGCAGCAACCGACAGTCGGCGGGTGTATCCTCATGA
- the LOC128298843 gene encoding uncharacterized protein LOC128298843, with protein MTNAQIFTPILPYVGRLPGELRYGARIKLRGHFREPENTIHIILQREALLNPQDELPLYITLHPGRKEIVRNHLCSDCSSGQVERVDNCPIECGQDFELTIVPSAGGYEILLHGSPLHTFSYRTPLSAARYLFISTGCVIFAINYENWNVTTSEQPHRPQPPSAPPLHAPQLYPTLHQQQESQQQQQRSIPVQQQRVQQHHHHGNNLRELVLQVLPLVQLATSQLQANANNAPTSGNDGNGWRIGSNLAHLLPLFQPAVEQRKKRIKTQRTNRWSCLRMGNAEVMPAMFLTCSMGLMKLFRFLAIAFVFGYIGYVFSRNTPWHISWK; from the exons ATGACCAACGCACAGATATTTACCCCG ATCTTGCCGTACGTGGGACGACTGCCCGGAGAGTTACGGTATGGGGCCAGAATTAAGCTACGAGGCCACTTCCGTGAACCGGAAAACACCATCCACATCATACTGCAGCGGGAAGCGTTGCTGAACCCGCAGGATGAACTACCGCTGTACATAACGCTACATCCCGGCCGGAAGGAAATCGTCCGTAATCATCTCTGCAGTGATTGTTCCAGCGGGCAGGTGGAACGTGTCGACAACTGTCCGATCGAGTGTGGTCAGGATTTCGAGCTTACCATCGTACCATCGGCGGGCGGCTACGAAATTCTACTCCACGGTTCACCGCTCCACACCTTCAGCTATCGAACGCCACTCTCCGCTGCCCGCTATCTGTTCATTTCCACTGGTTGTGTAATTTTTGCAATTAACTACGAAAATTGGAATGTGACCACGAGTGAACAACCGCACCGGCCACAACCACCAT CAGCACCTCCACTGCATGCACCCCAACTCTACCCGACGCTGCACCAGCAACAGGAgtcacaacaacagcagcaacgttcGATACCGGTTCAGCAACAACGTGTCcaacagcatcatcaccatGGCAATAATCTCCGGGAGCTGGTACTGCAGGTGTTACCGCTGGTGCAACTAGCCACATCTCAGCTGCAAGCGAACGCAAACAATGCACCCACCAGCGGTAACGATGGTAACGGTTGGCGAATTGGCAGTAACCTTGCACACCTACTGCCACTGTTTCAACCGGCCGTGGAACAACGCAAAAAGCGCATCAAAACGCAACGTACAAACCGGTGGTCCTGTCTGCGAATGGGTAACGCCGAAGTGATGCCGGCTATGTTTCTG ACATGTTCGATGGGCCTGATGAAACTGTTTCGATTCCTCGCCATTGCCTTCGTATTTGGATACATTGGTTATGTGTTCTCCAGAAACACACCCTGGCATATATCATGGAAATAG